The [Actinobacillus] rossii genome contains a region encoding:
- a CDS encoding Transposase and inactivated derivatives: MNEKQLHALAAEFAKNLKTPEDLNQFSRMLKKITVEAALNGELTDHLGYEKHQPGKGKNARNGYTSKTVICDEGEIEIETPRDRDCTFEPQLIKKNQTRITGMDEQIIALYAKGLSNQEIVEMFKEFYDADVSTSLISRVTDAVKERVMEWQNRPLDAVYPIVYPDCIVVKVRQDGRIINKSVFVALGVNLEGHKELLGLWIAENEGAKFWANVLTELQNRGLKDIFIACVDGLKGFPEAINAVYPKTKIQLCIVHLVRNSLKFVSWKDYKAVTADLKQVYQAQTEAQARENLTALSQKWQAKYPLVAKGWEDNRANIATFFDYPADIRKAIYTTNAVESLNSVIRRVIKKRNVFPTDDSVFKVIWLAIKDASKKWTMPIQNRKPAMNRFMIDFGDRLDDHR, translated from the coding sequence ATGAACGAAAAACAACTTCACGCCTTGGCAGCGGAATTTGCCAAAAACCTAAAAACACCGGAAGATCTCAATCAATTTTCACGGATGCTCAAAAAAATCACCGTCGAGGCTGCGTTAAATGGTGAACTGACCGACCATCTTGGTTATGAAAAACACCAGCCTGGAAAAGGTAAAAATGCACGTAACGGTTACACATCTAAGACCGTCATTTGTGATGAAGGTGAGATAGAAATTGAGACGCCTCGTGACCGTGACTGCACCTTTGAACCGCAACTTATCAAGAAAAACCAAACCCGCATCACAGGAATGGATGAGCAGATTATTGCCTTATATGCCAAGGGGTTAAGTAATCAGGAAATCGTTGAAATGTTCAAAGAATTCTATGATGCGGATGTGTCAACCAGCCTGATTTCTCGCGTTACCGACGCCGTGAAAGAACGCGTAATGGAATGGCAAAATCGCCCGCTTGATGCGGTTTATCCAATTGTTTACCCGGATTGTATCGTAGTGAAAGTACGCCAAGATGGACGAATTATCAACAAATCCGTGTTTGTTGCCTTGGGTGTGAATCTTGAAGGACATAAAGAGTTATTGGGGCTTTGGATTGCTGAAAATGAAGGTGCGAAGTTCTGGGCGAATGTGCTGACAGAGCTTCAAAATCGAGGCTTGAAAGACATTTTTATTGCCTGTGTAGACGGTTTAAAAGGCTTCCCGGAAGCCATCAATGCAGTCTATCCTAAAACGAAGATTCAGCTTTGCATTGTGCATTTAGTGCGTAACAGCTTGAAATTCGTTTCGTGGAAAGATTACAAAGCCGTCACTGCAGATTTAAAGCAGGTTTATCAGGCCCAGACGGAAGCACAAGCTCGCGAAAATCTGACCGCACTTTCGCAAAAATGGCAGGCAAAATACCCGCTTGTGGCGAAAGGCTGGGAAGATAACCGGGCAAATATAGCCACATTTTTTGATTATCCGGCTGATATTCGTAAAGCGATTTATACCACGAATGCCGTGGAATCGCTTAATAGCGTGATTCGTCGCGTGATTAAAAAACGAAATGTATTCCCGACGGATGATTCAGTTTTCAAAGTGATTTGGCTTGCGATTAAAGATGCATCAAAAAAATGGACAATGCCGATTCAGAACCGGAAACCGGCGATGAATCGATTTATGATTGATTTTGGTGATCGCCTAGACGATCACCGTTAA
- the tnaB_1 gene encoding ttryptophan-specific transport protein: MKPFIDFGESGSRIWSVLFVLFFSFFVWHSTRIVDRISVLLIVFMALSFIFSTYGLATNINLSTLFDTNGTETNYAQYAIGMLPVALTSFGYHHSVSTMRAYYGNEHQAKRAIVGGTMIALALYLLWVLSIFGNLPRDHFAPIIASDGNLDVLLNALGNISSREVKQAINAFSIAAILSSFIGVGLGVFDFLADFFKFDNSKLGRTKSWAVTFFPPLCLSLLFPLGFLKAIGYAGAVATIWACIIPAILAYKSRQMAGGKEGFVVKGGTPLILCVISFGICTAIFHFLAMGGHLPVFKG, from the coding sequence ATGAAACCTTTTATTGATTTTGGTGAATCAGGTAGCCGCATTTGGTCCGTGCTTTTTGTCCTGTTTTTCTCTTTCTTCGTTTGGCATTCCACGCGTATTGTGGACCGTATTTCCGTGTTATTGATTGTATTTATGGCGCTGTCCTTTATTTTTAGTACTTACGGACTGGCAACCAATATTAATCTAAGTACATTATTTGATACGAATGGAACTGAGACTAATTATGCACAATACGCGATAGGTATGTTACCTGTTGCACTGACTTCTTTTGGCTACCATCATTCTGTATCTACAATGCGCGCTTATTATGGTAATGAACACCAAGCAAAACGTGCCATTGTTGGCGGTACAATGATCGCTTTAGCATTGTATTTGCTTTGGGTATTAAGTATTTTTGGTAATTTACCACGAGATCATTTTGCGCCGATTATTGCTAGTGATGGTAATCTTGATGTTTTACTAAATGCGTTAGGAAATATCAGTAGTAGAGAAGTAAAACAAGCCATTAACGCTTTTTCAATTGCAGCAATTTTATCGTCCTTTATTGGCGTAGGGTTAGGTGTATTTGACTTTTTGGCAGATTTCTTCAAATTTGATAACAGCAAATTAGGTCGCACTAAATCTTGGGCTGTTACTTTCTTCCCTCCACTTTGCTTGTCCTTATTATTTCCTTTAGGATTCTTAAAAGCGATTGGTTATGCTGGTGCCGTGGCAACAATTTGGGCATGTATTATTCCCGCTATACTTGCTTATAAATCGCGTCAAATGGCAGGTGGCAAAGAAGGTTTTGTGGTAAAAGGTGGTACTCCATTAATTTTATGTGTGATTTCATTCGGAATTTGCACAGCAATTTTCCATTTTCTTGCTATGGGCGGACATTTACCTGTTTTTAAAGGCTAG
- the adh2 gene encoding bifunctional acetaldehyde-CoA/alcohol dehydrogenase, with protein MSNAENNAVSPAQAEVNALVEKGLVALEQFRQLNQEQVDYIVAKASVAALDQHGTLALHAVEETGRGVFEDKATKNLFACEYVVNNMRHLKTAGVISYDDVTGITEIADPVGVICGITPTTNPTSTAIFKSLIALKTRNPIVFAFHPSAQKSSAHAAQIVRDAAVAAGAPENCIQWIEAPSMEGTSALMKHPGIATILATGGNAMVEAAYSCGKPALGVGAGNVPAYVEKSANVQQAVHDIVMSKSFDNGMVCASEQAAIVDVEIYDEFVKEIKSYGVYFVNKKEKALLEEFMFGVKANSKNCAGAKLNANVVGKPAAWIAEQAGFTVPAKTNILVAECEEVGEKEPLTREKLSPVLALLKSHSREEGLDMAEAMVEFHGLGHSAAIHTKDAELTRSFGERVKAIRVIWNSPSTFGGIGDVYNSFLPSLTLGCGSYGKNSVGNNVSALNLINIKRLGRRRNNMQWFKVPSKIYFERDSIQYLQTMKGVNRVMIVTDRSMVDLGFVEKIAEQLRLNHQGITYQLFADVEPNPSIQTVQRGTALMRSFQPDTIIALGGGSPMDAAKVMWLFYEQPEVDFRDLVQKFMDIRKRAFKFPQLGRKAKFIGIPTTSGTGSEVTPFAVITDGDKKYPLADYSLTPTIAIVDPALVMSVPSHIAADTGLDVLTHATEAYVSVLANDFTDGLALQAIKLVFENLEESVKKATPESREKMHNASTMAGMAFANAFLGIAHSMAHKIGGKFHVVHGRANAILMPHVIRYNGTRPTKLATWPKYTSYVADKRYQDIARTLGLPASTPEEGVESFAKAFHDLAIRCGVKMSFREQGLDEKEFIGTLRELALLSFEDQCTPANPRLAMVEDMEEIMRKAYYGENK; from the coding sequence ATGAGTAATGCAGAGAACAATGCTGTGAGCCCAGCTCAGGCAGAAGTTAACGCACTGGTTGAGAAAGGCTTGGTTGCTTTAGAGCAATTTCGTCAACTTAATCAAGAACAAGTAGACTACATCGTGGCGAAAGCCTCTGTTGCCGCGTTGGATCAACATGGCACATTAGCATTGCATGCGGTGGAAGAAACTGGACGTGGTGTGTTTGAAGATAAAGCCACTAAAAACTTGTTTGCTTGTGAATACGTGGTGAATAATATGCGCCACTTAAAAACCGCTGGTGTAATCAGTTATGATGATGTAACAGGTATTACAGAAATCGCGGATCCTGTTGGTGTCATTTGTGGTATCACACCAACCACCAACCCAACTTCTACCGCTATTTTCAAATCCTTAATTGCACTCAAAACGCGTAACCCAATTGTCTTTGCTTTCCATCCATCTGCGCAAAAATCTTCCGCTCACGCTGCTCAAATTGTGCGTGATGCTGCTGTGGCTGCAGGTGCGCCTGAAAATTGTATTCAATGGATTGAAGCACCATCTATGGAAGGCACATCTGCATTAATGAAACATCCTGGCATTGCGACGATTCTTGCAACAGGTGGGAATGCAATGGTGGAAGCCGCTTACTCTTGCGGTAAACCTGCATTAGGCGTTGGGGCGGGTAACGTGCCTGCTTATGTGGAAAAATCAGCCAACGTACAACAAGCCGTGCATGATATTGTGATGTCTAAATCATTTGATAACGGTATGGTCTGCGCGTCAGAACAAGCGGCGATTGTTGATGTTGAAATTTATGATGAATTTGTTAAAGAAATCAAATCTTACGGTGTGTATTTCGTAAACAAAAAAGAAAAAGCGTTGCTTGAAGAATTTATGTTTGGCGTCAAAGCAAACAGCAAAAATTGTGCAGGTGCAAAATTAAACGCGAACGTTGTCGGTAAACCGGCTGCATGGATTGCAGAACAAGCAGGTTTTACTGTACCGGCTAAAACCAATATTTTAGTGGCAGAGTGTGAAGAAGTGGGTGAAAAAGAGCCATTAACACGTGAAAAACTTTCACCAGTGCTTGCGTTATTAAAATCACATTCTCGTGAAGAAGGTTTAGATATGGCTGAAGCGATGGTGGAATTCCATGGTTTAGGTCACTCTGCGGCGATTCATACCAAAGATGCCGAATTGACTCGTTCATTTGGTGAACGCGTAAAAGCGATTCGTGTTATTTGGAATTCGCCTTCTACTTTCGGCGGTATTGGTGATGTGTATAACTCTTTCTTACCATCGTTAACACTGGGTTGTGGTTCATACGGTAAAAACTCCGTAGGCAACAACGTAAGTGCCTTGAACTTAATCAATATCAAACGCTTGGGAAGACGGAGAAATAATATGCAATGGTTTAAAGTGCCTTCAAAAATCTACTTTGAACGCGATTCAATTCAATATTTACAAACCATGAAAGGTGTTAATCGCGTCATGATCGTGACTGACCGCTCTATGGTAGATTTAGGCTTTGTAGAAAAAATTGCAGAACAATTACGTTTAAATCACCAAGGTATTACTTATCAATTATTTGCTGATGTTGAACCAAATCCAAGTATCCAAACGGTTCAACGTGGTACAGCATTAATGCGTAGTTTCCAACCTGATACGATTATTGCGTTAGGTGGTGGTTCACCAATGGATGCGGCGAAAGTGATGTGGTTATTCTATGAACAACCTGAAGTGGATTTCCGTGACTTGGTACAAAAATTCATGGATATCCGCAAACGTGCGTTCAAATTCCCACAATTAGGTCGTAAAGCGAAATTTATCGGTATCCCAACTACATCAGGTACAGGTTCTGAAGTAACACCATTTGCGGTCATTACCGATGGCGATAAAAAATATCCATTGGCAGACTACTCATTAACGCCAACAATCGCGATTGTGGATCCTGCCCTTGTAATGTCTGTGCCAAGCCATATTGCGGCAGATACCGGCTTAGACGTATTAACACACGCCACTGAAGCGTATGTGTCTGTATTGGCAAACGACTTTACTGATGGCCTTGCACTACAAGCGATTAAATTAGTGTTTGAAAACCTTGAAGAATCTGTGAAAAAAGCAACGCCTGAATCACGCGAAAAAATGCATAATGCGTCAACTATGGCAGGTATGGCATTTGCAAATGCATTCTTGGGTATTGCTCACTCAATGGCGCACAAAATTGGTGGTAAATTCCACGTTGTACACGGTCGCGCAAATGCGATTCTTATGCCACATGTGATTCGTTATAACGGTACACGCCCAACTAAATTAGCAACATGGCCAAAATATACAAGTTATGTGGCAGACAAACGCTATCAAGATATTGCTCGTACATTAGGTTTACCAGCATCAACACCAGAAGAAGGGGTTGAATCTTTTGCAAAAGCATTCCATGATTTAGCAATTCGTTGTGGCGTGAAAATGAGTTTCCGTGAACAAGGTTTAGATGAAAAAGAATTCATCGGCACACTTCGTGAACTTGCCTTACTTTCATTTGAAGACCAATGCACACCAGCGAACCCACGCTTGGCTATGGTTGAAGATATGGAAGAAATTATGCGTAAAGCTTATTATGGTGAAAATAAATAG
- the yaaH_1 gene encoding inner membrane protein, which translates to MSAAKDGLANPAPLGLCGFALTTWLLSLINNGTYTGENIGLVLVMGLAFGGTTQMIAGMFEYKKIRSASLPLPAMAHFGGHSHYLKCSLQKA; encoded by the coding sequence ATGTCAGCAGCAAAAGATGGCTTAGCCAATCCTGCACCACTGGGTTTATGTGGGTTTGCATTAACAACATGGCTGTTAAGTTTGATTAATAACGGAACTTATACAGGCGAAAATATCGGTTTAGTGCTTGTAATGGGTCTCGCATTTGGCGGTACCACACAAATGATCGCGGGAATGTTTGAATACAAAAAAATACGTTCGGCTTCACTGCCTTTACCAGCTATGGCGCATTTTGGTGGTCATTCGCATTATTTAAAATGTTCTTTACAGAAGGCGTAA
- the yaaH_2 gene encoding inner membrane protein — protein MFFTEGVTAPFIGWYLVVWGTFTLMMFLGTLAKARALQAIFLSLTVTFYLLAAGDFAGNHAITHIGVILAC, from the coding sequence ATGTTCTTTACAGAAGGCGTAACCGCACCATTCATCGGTTGGTATTTAGTCGTATGGGGAACATTCACCTTAATGATGTTCTTAGGCACACTTGCCAAAGCACGTGCATTACAAGCCATTTTCTTAAGCTTGACAGTGACGTTCTATTTGTTAGCCGCTGGCGACTTTGCAGGCAATCACGCAATTACCCATATCGGCGTAATTTTGGCTTGTTAA
- a CDS encoding patatin → MKTGLVLEGGAMRGLFTAGVLDVFLDEQIQVNGMVTVSAGALFGVNFPSQQRGRVLHYNLKYLNDKRYMGLHSLLTTGNVVNRDFAFYELPFTLDPFDQTTFSQSNIDFWVTLTNVETGEPEYIKITDAFVQMETLRATSAMPMVSKMVEVDGKRYLDGGIADSIPLQKTFALGYNKIIVVLTRPLDYRKKPSSMMLFNLIYRKFPKLCQRWANRYLEYNQAVERVIELEKQGKIFVIRPSVDLQISRLEKDPAKVQTMYDLGMSDAKKQMQALKDYLAN, encoded by the coding sequence ATGAAAACAGGTTTAGTTCTTGAAGGTGGCGCAATGCGCGGTCTGTTTACGGCTGGCGTGTTGGATGTGTTTTTAGATGAACAAATTCAAGTAAATGGAATGGTAACGGTTTCAGCAGGCGCATTATTTGGCGTGAATTTCCCTTCTCAACAGCGTGGACGTGTATTGCATTATAATTTGAAATATCTTAATGACAAGCGTTATATGGGGTTACATAGTTTACTGACAACGGGTAATGTGGTTAATCGCGATTTCGCTTTTTATGAATTACCCTTTACTCTTGATCCATTTGACCAAACAACGTTTTCTCAATCAAATATAGACTTTTGGGTAACGCTAACTAATGTCGAAACAGGTGAACCAGAATATATCAAAATTACTGATGCGTTTGTGCAAATGGAAACATTACGAGCGACTTCTGCTATGCCCATGGTATCAAAAATGGTTGAAGTAGATGGTAAACGCTATCTTGATGGGGGGATTGCTGACAGCATTCCTTTGCAGAAAACATTCGCGTTAGGTTATAACAAAATTATTGTTGTATTAACCCGACCGTTAGATTATCGCAAGAAACCCAGCTCAATGATGTTATTTAATTTGATATATCGAAAATTTCCGAAATTATGTCAACGTTGGGCAAATCGTTATTTGGAATATAATCAGGCTGTGGAACGCGTAATTGAGTTAGAAAAACAAGGTAAGATTTTTGTCATTCGCCCTTCTGTGGATTTACAGATTAGTCGTTTGGAAAAAGACCCGGCTAAAGTGCAAACTATGTATGATTTGGGAATGTCTGATGCGAAAAAGCAAATGCAAGCATTAAAAGATTATTTAGCTAATTAA
- the betP gene encoding choline/carnitine/betaine transporter, whose translation MSFINRLRASSTLKVPIFVPTVVFVAIMTIFCSVFPEQAQTTLDSAKQAIFTNFSWFYILAGSIFFLFLLFLCVSSLGSIRLGSDTDEPEFSFMSWIAMLFAAGMGIGLMYFGVAEPVLHYLKPVQEHLSGSARMKEAMITTFYHWGIHAWAIYAVIALALAYFGFRYKLPLTVRSGFYPLLKNRITGFWGNFIDVIALCSTIFGLTTTLGYGAMQVNAGFKFLGLLDNSGFGVLAITVIIAMTLAVISAISGVGKGVKILSEINLILAGLLLLFVIVAGPTLLLFSSLTENLGYYFSSLLKLSFRTFAYEPEKQGWLSSWTVVYWAWWASWAPFVGMFIAKISKGRTIREFILGVLFVPSLFNILWMTSFGGSAIWIDQQTGGSLAALSNNTEALLFGFFDQLPFGIVASIVAVIIISIFFITSADSGIFVLNNIASQGEDESPKWQSIFWGILLAVLGLSLLYSGGLASLQTMTLLIALPFMAIMIVLCFGLWKGLMVDSQYSSKKFTQGSSNWTGENWKVRLEKIVNPTNRKDIRQFLLKTARPAFKELVEEFEGHGLTAQMRFIEDKNPKIEFEVLKENLRNFLYGIECQARELSDLVVEDSNVPNIEESQIYEPITYFFDGRQGYDVQYMTKEELIADVLKQYERFMNLAMDESHELMTAEIET comes from the coding sequence ATGTCTTTTATTAACAGACTTCGTGCATCAAGCACGTTAAAAGTCCCGATTTTTGTGCCAACGGTGGTTTTTGTCGCAATTATGACAATTTTTTGTTCAGTTTTTCCTGAACAGGCACAAACAACTTTAGACTCAGCAAAACAAGCTATATTTACGAATTTTAGTTGGTTTTATATTTTGGCTGGATCAATCTTTTTCCTGTTTTTGCTTTTTTTATGTGTCAGTTCATTAGGTAGTATCCGTTTAGGATCCGATACTGATGAGCCTGAATTTTCCTTTATGTCTTGGATTGCTATGTTATTTGCAGCAGGTATGGGAATTGGGTTAATGTACTTTGGCGTAGCAGAACCTGTTTTACATTATTTAAAACCAGTTCAAGAGCATTTAAGTGGATCTGCTAGAATGAAAGAAGCGATGATAACCACTTTTTATCATTGGGGAATTCATGCTTGGGCAATCTATGCTGTTATTGCCTTAGCTTTAGCTTATTTTGGTTTTCGTTATAAATTGCCTTTAACAGTACGATCTGGATTTTACCCATTATTGAAAAATCGTATTACTGGTTTTTGGGGAAATTTCATCGATGTGATCGCATTATGTAGTACGATTTTTGGTTTAACAACAACACTAGGCTATGGTGCGATGCAAGTCAATGCAGGATTTAAATTTCTTGGGTTATTAGACAATAGTGGCTTTGGCGTACTCGCCATTACTGTAATAATCGCCATGACACTTGCTGTTATTTCTGCGATTTCAGGTGTTGGTAAAGGCGTTAAAATACTGAGTGAAATAAACCTGATATTGGCTGGTTTATTATTGCTTTTCGTTATCGTTGCTGGCCCAACACTTTTGTTATTTTCTAGTCTCACTGAAAACTTAGGGTATTATTTTAGCTCATTATTAAAACTTAGTTTTCGTACGTTTGCTTATGAACCAGAAAAACAGGGGTGGTTAAGCTCATGGACCGTTGTTTACTGGGCATGGTGGGCATCTTGGGCACCATTCGTAGGTATGTTTATTGCTAAAATATCGAAAGGGCGAACTATTCGTGAGTTTATCTTAGGCGTGCTATTCGTTCCATCTTTATTTAATATTTTATGGATGACAAGTTTTGGCGGTTCAGCAATTTGGATTGATCAACAAACAGGCGGAAGCCTAGCGGCATTAAGCAATAATACAGAAGCGTTATTATTCGGTTTCTTCGACCAATTACCATTCGGCATTGTTGCTTCTATCGTTGCTGTTATTATTATTTCCATTTTCTTTATTACCTCTGCGGATTCGGGGATTTTTGTTCTCAATAACATCGCTTCACAAGGGGAAGATGAATCGCCTAAATGGCAAAGTATATTTTGGGGAATTTTATTGGCCGTATTAGGTTTATCCTTACTGTATTCAGGTGGATTGGCTTCATTACAAACCATGACCTTGCTTATTGCATTACCTTTTATGGCAATTATGATTGTCCTTTGTTTCGGATTATGGAAAGGTCTTATGGTAGATAGCCAATATTCTAGCAAGAAGTTTACGCAAGGTAGTAGTAACTGGACAGGGGAAAATTGGAAAGTGCGGTTAGAAAAAATCGTGAATCCAACCAATCGTAAAGATATTCGTCAATTTCTATTAAAAACAGCACGCCCAGCCTTTAAAGAGTTAGTGGAAGAATTTGAAGGGCATGGCTTAACTGCACAAATGCGATTTATTGAGGATAAAAATCCCAAGATTGAATTTGAAGTACTGAAAGAAAACTTACGTAATTTCTTATATGGCATAGAATGCCAAGCTCGAGAATTATCTGATTTGGTAGTAGAAGATAGCAACGTACCGAATATTGAAGAGAGCCAAATTTATGAACCTATCACTTACTTCTTCGATGGTCGTCAAGGTTATGATGTACAATATATGACGAAAGAAGAGCTTATCGCTGACGTATTAAAACAATACGAACGCTTTATGAATTTAGCTATGGATGAAAGCCATGAATTGATGACGGCAGAGATCGAAACTTAA
- a CDS encoding Transposase and inactivated derivatives, whose translation MNEKQLHALAAEFAKNLKTPEDLNQFSRMLKKITVEAALNGELTDHLGYEKHQPGKGKNARNGYTSKTVICDEGEIEIETPRDRDCTFEPQLIKKNQTRITGIDEQIIALYAKGLSNQEIVEMFKEFYDADVSTSLISRVTDAVKERVMEWQNRPLDAVYPIVYPDCIVVKVRQDGRIINKSVFVALGVNLEGHKELLGLWIAENEGAKFWANVLTELQNRGLKDIFIACIDGLKGFPEAINAVYPKTKIQLCIVHLVRNSLKFVSWKDYKAVTADLKQVYQAQTEAQARENLTALSQKWQAKYPLVAKGWEDNRANIATFFDYPADIRKAIYTTNAVESLNSVIRRVIKKRNVFPTDDSVFKVIWLAIKDASKKWTMPIQNRKPAMNRFMIDFGDRLDDHR comes from the coding sequence ATGAACGAAAAACAACTTCACGCCTTGGCAGCGGAATTTGCCAAAAACCTAAAAACACCGGAAGACCTCAATCAATTTTCACGGATGCTCAAAAAAATCACCGTCGAGGCTGCGTTAAATGGTGAACTGACCGACCATCTTGGTTATGAAAAACACCAGCCTGGAAAAGGTAAAAATGCACGTAACGGTTACACATCTAAGACAGTCATTTGTGATGAAGGTGAGATAGAAATTGAGACGCCTCGTGACCGTGACTGCACCTTTGAACCGCAACTTATCAAGAAAAACCAAACCCGCATCACAGGAATAGATGAGCAGATTATTGCCTTATATGCCAAGGGTTTAAGTAATCAGGAAATCGTTGAAATGTTCAAAGAATTCTATGATGCGGATGTGTCAACCAGCCTGATTTCTCGCGTTACCGACGCCGTGAAAGAACGCGTAATGGAATGGCAAAATCGCCCGCTTGATGCGGTTTATCCAATTGTTTACCCGGATTGTATCGTAGTGAAAGTACGCCAAGATGGACGAATTATCAACAAATCCGTGTTTGTTGCCTTGGGTGTGAATCTTGAAGGACATAAAGAGTTATTGGGGCTTTGGATTGCTGAAAATGAAGGTGCGAAGTTCTGGGCGAATGTGCTGACAGAGCTTCAAAATCGAGGCTTGAAAGACATTTTTATTGCCTGTATAGACGGTTTAAAAGGCTTCCCGGAAGCCATCAATGCAGTCTATCCTAAAACGAAGATTCAGCTTTGCATTGTGCATTTAGTGCGTAACAGCTTGAAATTCGTTTCGTGGAAAGATTACAAAGCCGTCACTGCAGATTTAAAGCAGGTTTATCAGGCCCAGACGGAAGCACAAGCTCGCGAAAATCTGACCGCACTTTCGCAAAAATGGCAGGCAAAATACCCGCTTGTGGCGAAAGGCTGGGAAGATAACCGGGCAAATATAGCCACATTTTTTGATTATCCGGCTGATATTCGTAAAGCGATTTATACCACGAATGCCGTGGAATCGCTTAATAGCGTGATTCGTCGCGTGATTAAAAAACGAAATGTATTCCCGACGGATGATTCAGTTTTCAAAGTGATTTGGCTTGCGATTAAAGATGCATCAAAAAAATGGACAATGCCGATTCAGAACCGGAAACCGGCGATGAATCGATTTATGATTGATTTTGGTGATCGCCTAGACGATCACCGTTAA
- the merR1 gene encoding MerR family transcriptional regulator — protein MKINELSQKSGIHLETIRYYEKIGLLPEPNRDVNGYRIYTAESLKMLNFIKTCRSLGFSIDEIRQLQVLTQSRMNHHQADCLVAKRLNQVEEKILQLNQIRDFLKDLVNQGEHSEHECRIILELGESKISL, from the coding sequence ATGAAAATTAATGAGTTAAGCCAGAAAAGTGGAATTCATTTAGAAACGATTCGCTATTATGAGAAAATTGGTTTATTACCTGAACCCAATAGAGATGTTAATGGTTATCGTATTTACACTGCTGAAAGTTTGAAAATGTTGAATTTTATTAAGACTTGTCGTTCACTTGGTTTTAGTATTGATGAAATCCGTCAATTGCAAGTGCTAACGCAGTCTAGAATGAATCACCATCAAGCAGATTGTTTAGTAGCTAAGCGATTAAATCAAGTGGAAGAAAAAATTCTTCAATTAAATCAAATCCGGGATTTTCTCAAAGACTTAGTCAATCAAGGTGAGCATAGTGAACATGAATGTAGAATAATTCTGGAACTTGGGGAAAGTAAAATATCACTTTAA
- the czcD_1 gene encoding cation efflux protein, with translation MTHSHSHHNHEPYSHAPENKTVLSMSFSIIVIYMFVEFVSGYYFNSLTLMADAGHMANDSFSLLLALIALFLTVQKQKYFALLNGLSLILVAIMILWEAFERFGKPTEMLALPMLSVAIVGLLVNILVAWLMLKVDHENLNIKAAYLHVLADLLGSVVAIIAGLVTWLLGWQWVDIVASSILSLLVLKSGLGVSLQALKLL, from the coding sequence ATGACGCATAGTCATTCACATCATAATCATGAACCATATAGCCACGCCCCGGAAAATAAAACAGTTCTCTCCATGAGTTTTTCTATTATTGTGATCTATATGTTCGTGGAATTCGTTAGTGGCTATTATTTCAACAGTTTAACCTTAATGGCGGATGCTGGACATATGGCAAATGATAGTTTTTCATTATTGCTTGCGTTAATAGCCTTATTTCTTACTGTGCAAAAACAAAAATATTTTGCTCTACTTAATGGCTTATCACTGATTTTAGTGGCGATCATGATTCTATGGGAAGCCTTTGAACGCTTTGGTAAACCGACTGAAATGTTAGCTTTACCGATGTTAAGCGTAGCAATTGTTGGCTTGTTAGTGAATATTCTTGTAGCTTGGTTGATGTTGAAAGTCGATCACGAAAATTTGAATATTAAGGCCGCATATTTACATGTACTTGCTGATCTTTTGGGTTCAGTTGTCGCCATTATCGCTGGGCTTGTAACTTGGTTACTTGGCTGGCAATGGGTAGATATTGTTGCCAGTAGCATTCTAAGCTTACTCGTGTTAAAAAGTGGGCTAGGCGTCAGTCTGCAAGCATTAAAATTATTGTGA